In a single window of the Coleofasciculus sp. FACHB-1120 genome:
- a CDS encoding FAD-binding oxidoreductase has protein sequence MKTYDWIVVGGGITGAALAYELAIKGFSVLLLEQHASLQGATRYSYGGIAYWSGTTELTRQLCAEGIERHRILSEELDTDTQFRELDLILTIGTDDDPEKVAANYAEFAIPPRLLSIAEACEMEPLLNPDAIAAALTVRHGHIEPEKITQGYTQAFRRAGGEVQIDRVVELLGKGSKIQGVKTATTTYHAAKTVICAGAMSRQLLKAAGIPIRLYFTHTELIETPPVDVRLQTTVMPAEIKRFQLEAEATIPERDRFWDEPDYEPVPPILDAGAIQFQDGSLRIGQISRVLTAPNAKIDAVQSEANLRAAVGKILPALENLPGKWHHCLVAFSSDRLPLVGALNNVDGAYLFSGFSNPLVFVPSLAKHFARWASGQEDEILNQLSPLQLY, from the coding sequence ATGAAAACTTACGACTGGATTGTTGTCGGCGGCGGCATTACAGGCGCGGCGCTGGCTTACGAACTGGCAATCAAAGGCTTTTCGGTTCTTTTGTTAGAGCAACACGCCTCACTGCAAGGTGCCACTCGCTATAGTTATGGTGGAATTGCCTACTGGTCAGGGACGACTGAGTTGACGCGACAGTTATGTGCTGAGGGGATTGAGCGTCACCGCATTTTATCTGAGGAATTAGACACCGATACCCAGTTCCGCGAATTGGATTTAATTTTGACCATTGGGACTGATGACGATCCGGAGAAAGTTGCTGCCAACTACGCTGAGTTTGCAATTCCGCCTCGGTTACTCAGCATTGCAGAAGCTTGCGAGATGGAACCGCTACTCAATCCAGATGCGATCGCAGCCGCTTTAACGGTTCGTCACGGTCACATTGAACCTGAAAAAATAACTCAAGGCTACACTCAAGCTTTTCGCCGCGCTGGGGGTGAGGTGCAAATCGATCGGGTAGTGGAACTACTCGGAAAAGGCTCAAAGATTCAGGGAGTCAAAACCGCAACGACAACCTACCACGCTGCCAAAACCGTTATCTGTGCCGGTGCCATGAGTCGGCAGCTACTCAAAGCTGCGGGGATTCCCATCCGCTTGTATTTCACCCATACTGAACTCATCGAAACGCCACCCGTTGATGTACGGTTGCAGACAACGGTGATGCCAGCAGAGATCAAACGCTTTCAACTAGAAGCGGAAGCAACTATTCCTGAACGCGATCGCTTCTGGGATGAACCCGATTATGAACCTGTTCCACCCATTCTAGATGCTGGTGCGATTCAGTTCCAAGACGGCAGTTTACGCATCGGTCAAATTAGCCGAGTTCTCACCGCTCCCAACGCTAAAATTGATGCGGTCCAAAGTGAAGCGAACCTTCGTGCTGCGGTGGGGAAAATCTTACCAGCACTAGAGAATTTACCCGGAAAGTGGCATCACTGCTTGGTCGCGTTTAGTAGCGATCGCCTTCCCTTAGTTGGCGCACTCAATAACGTGGACGGCGCTTATCTCTTCTCCGGCTTCTCAAATCCTTTGGTATTCGTGCCATCCTTAGCCAAGCA
- a CDS encoding class I SAM-dependent methyltransferase has product MQSCPCCWNKRLFAWLLYKGNAGYEKLVSDRKRNLFSDLHGDVLEIGPGTGANFPYYPKDIRWIGIEPNPYMHPYLQKEAERNGLNNLDVRSISAQRLEAEDNSIDAVVSTLVLCSVPDLTATFNEILRVLKPGGRFLFIEHVAAPQDTFLRRVQEGVRPVWKFLADGCNPDRETWVALENAGFDRLNYERFELALPIVSPQISGVATK; this is encoded by the coding sequence ATGCAAAGCTGTCCCTGTTGCTGGAATAAGCGCTTATTTGCCTGGTTGCTATATAAAGGAAACGCTGGGTATGAAAAACTGGTAAGCGATCGCAAGCGCAATCTCTTTTCTGACTTGCATGGTGATGTGTTGGAAATTGGCCCTGGAACGGGTGCTAACTTCCCTTATTATCCCAAAGACATTCGCTGGATTGGCATCGAGCCGAACCCGTATATGCATCCTTATCTCCAAAAAGAAGCAGAACGGAATGGCTTAAACAATCTCGATGTCCGCAGTATTAGCGCCCAACGACTGGAAGCTGAAGATAACAGTATAGACGCGGTCGTTAGTACCCTTGTCTTGTGTTCGGTGCCGGATTTAACGGCAACTTTCAATGAAATCTTGCGAGTCCTCAAACCCGGCGGACGCTTCTTGTTTATCGAACACGTCGCCGCCCCGCAAGACACTTTCTTGCGACGGGTACAAGAGGGAGTGCGTCCAGTGTGGAAATTTCTTGCCGATGGTTGCAACCCAGATCGAGAAACTTGGGTAGCATTGGAAAACGCTGGTTTTGACCGTCTCAATTACGAAAGATTTGAGCTTGCTCTCCCAATTGTTAGTCCTCAAATTTCAGGTGTCGCGACCAAGTAG